A genomic stretch from Candidatus Methylomirabilota bacterium includes:
- a CDS encoding OsmC family protein — translation MAEGAKGAEGAKGAEAAQGVKIDTVRSYSTGTPGRALNSARHNHFVLDSPSGPNEALTNGEAFLAGVSSCGVTLIEKYALEKHVPVKGMQVAIEGIRSNAEPNRFQCINVSFEIWGVSQGQAEELVEVWKSR, via the coding sequence ATGGCTGAAGGGGCTAAGGGGGCTGAAGGGGCTAAGGGGGCTGAGGCGGCTCAGGGCGTCAAGATCGACACGGTGCGGTCCTACTCGACCGGTACCCCGGGCCGCGCGCTGAACAGCGCGCGCCACAACCACTTCGTGCTGGACTCGCCATCGGGCCCCAACGAGGCGCTGACCAACGGCGAGGCTTTCCTGGCCGGCGTGTCCTCCTGCGGCGTGACGCTCATCGAGAAGTACGCGCTGGAGAAGCACGTGCCCGTCAAGGGCATGCAGGTCGCCATCGAAGGCATCCGCAGCAACGCCGAGCCCAACCGCTTCCAGTGCATCAACGTCTCGTTCGAGATCTGGGGCGTGAGCCAGGGGCAGGCCGAAGAGCTCGTGGAGGTCTGGAAGAGCCGCTGA